In Methanosphaera sp. ISO3-F5, a genomic segment contains:
- a CDS encoding C1 family peptidase gives MKINKKHCFLLLMLSLIFLLAIGITSANEITNETAEIIKDNQQVSQVDTQTDTKIEKNTNKQNTKTDIYATSNANTNNNGSTKTNPTTITKAIENAQDGETITLTTTSTQDTYTINSPINIYKNINIVGESGKTIILDGQQKTGIFNINGATVKLQNIQIINSKSETAPISSTNSELTIQGVTFKNNQGTLAGAILSKESNLKITGSTFTNNTSDKIGGAVTQLGNKSLTVTGSTFTQNSAKYDGGSIYSVQSSAAITSSTFNNNNARNGGALYLGNNVNKIQLQVTNSLFTNNKATIKGDSIWTNYHNTITNNALVSTRNNNWVCIDKNCDNNLNNNWWSTNNPNFEIVTDGYMPTNWRLLKVTNQSSTNTNQLTVTINTLSDQTIATANIPSRQVTYTADTGSFTSTTQTITSTVTNKYTGNSNNIKVKMDNQEVIVNTLLEPYLSINNITATPGSQVTFNIHANRAITGQLKLQVNGVTLTPNMSNGEAKYTYTIPSSWKANNYTTTLTYNGNSVYKARTVNGYLYVKDSSIIIVPITSNDVTLSTATLPKSYDLRSQNLVSPVKSQGSSGSCWAFSSLASLESVLLKKTGVTYDLSENNMKNVLKKYSVIGDSQSNPNSGFNDLEPIGYLVGWYGPVTESDDSYLATSYVSPVIGSNIHVQDVYIIPNRKTVTDNQLIKQALYQFGAVSTGVRKPTTTNSYTTGQEIDHSVTIVGWDDNYSRTNFSPNPPGDGAFIIKNSWGESTGNKGYHYISYYDESLGSLGITSQISEMFNYVPLLENKDNYTNLYQYDIAVNTLDESSLTDYLAYRNVYNTTRDENIAAFGSYFLQESNYIVEFKANNKVIYTQSGRVTIPGYRTIRLNRYLSLPKNQEFTVTLTITGKDEVPVPVEYSDLYYSSIHSGTSFLSFDGKQWEDLYEYECTAPLKVYTKDTPIVSSTAYELDSNIHVTTKVDNVMAGGMLTYLINGEAVKVGGKVLSQSVSKDQTVNMSFKDDSNLKTFNLTVVYSSENYAIKQNITLTNTLIKDTRLTVNTLANTKIGESVTVSGVLSDENSNRLGMASLTVTVGTVKATVTTDSNGNYRYTYKTQSAGTNTVTVTYNGNSTYSGKTSTTSFNVLKKNVKITVNGVATTKYGDSVTISGILSDEYNTRLTGTQLSVTVNNVKHTVTTDSNGAFTLNYKTTSVGQNSVSISYAGSSIYSTGSASTVFTVTAKDTRIVLNSIPAVKYSDSMTVSGKLTTSDGLLLSNMLVSIKINSNTVNVRTDSKGVFTYNRKAYNSGVNNITVSFAGNTQYKASRTSGTFNVNAKNTRVTVSKITQKVYQDKVTITGKFTNADGVVLKNTLITVNFNGARKSARTDTNGVYRINVTASKVGTSNVTVSFAGNSNYKASSNKTTFKVVKRPTRITISSIKNTVYGDKVTITGKFTNNKGTIFKNSKLIVNVNGAKKTVKTNSKGVYTLKVTASKVGTNNVHVSFAGNTNYKYNVSKATFKVVKRATWISVSKIKQAAYTDKVTITGKFANNKGVVFKYSKLVVSVNGAKKTVKTNGKGVYTLKVNATRIGTNNVVVSFAGNSRYKAYTKKATFNVVAKATKITVNKIASVNVGGKVTVKGKFVTVNGKALKNSVVTLKINGKKYNAKVNSKSEFSIRITASVSGTNNLTVSYAGNKYYKSAVCKRSFIVKG, from the coding sequence ATGAAAATAAATAAAAAACATTGTTTTTTATTATTAATGTTATCCCTAATATTTCTTTTAGCAATTGGAATAACCTCTGCTAACGAAATAACAAACGAGACAGCAGAAATAATAAAAGACAATCAACAAGTATCACAAGTTGATACACAAACAGATACAAAAATAGAAAAAAATACAAACAAACAGAATACAAAAACGGACATATACGCAACAAGCAATGCAAACACTAACAACAACGGATCAACAAAAACCAATCCAACAACAATCACCAAGGCAATAGAAAATGCACAAGACGGGGAAACAATAACCCTCACAACAACAAGCACACAAGACACATACACAATAAACTCCCCAATAAACATATACAAGAACATAAATATTGTGGGAGAAAGTGGAAAAACAATCATACTAGACGGACAACAAAAAACAGGAATATTCAACATAAACGGAGCAACAGTAAAACTACAGAACATACAAATAATCAACTCAAAATCAGAAACAGCACCAATATCATCAACCAATTCAGAACTAACAATACAGGGAGTAACATTCAAAAACAACCAGGGAACACTTGCAGGAGCAATACTATCCAAGGAATCAAACCTGAAAATAACAGGAAGCACATTCACGAACAACACCTCAGATAAGATAGGTGGAGCAGTAACACAACTAGGAAACAAGTCACTGACAGTAACAGGTAGCACATTCACACAGAACAGTGCAAAATATGATGGTGGAAGCATATACTCAGTACAGTCAAGTGCAGCAATAACATCATCAACATTCAACAACAACAATGCACGAAACGGTGGAGCACTATACCTCGGAAACAATGTGAACAAGATACAATTACAGGTAACAAACTCCTTATTCACAAACAACAAGGCAACAATAAAGGGAGATTCAATATGGACAAACTACCATAATACAATCACCAACAATGCATTAGTATCCACCAGAAACAATAACTGGGTATGCATTGACAAAAACTGTGACAACAACCTCAACAACAACTGGTGGTCAACCAATAATCCAAACTTTGAAATAGTAACAGACGGGTACATGCCAACAAACTGGAGACTCCTGAAAGTTACTAACCAGTCAAGCACAAACACTAACCAGTTAACAGTCACTATAAACACTCTAAGTGACCAGACAATAGCAACCGCTAACATACCATCTAGGCAGGTAACATACACTGCAGATACTGGTAGTTTCACAAGTACCACACAGACAATAACCAGTACAGTAACCAACAAGTACACAGGAAACAGCAACAACATAAAAGTAAAAATGGACAACCAGGAAGTAATAGTAAACACATTACTAGAACCATACCTGTCAATAAACAATATCACAGCAACCCCTGGCAGTCAGGTAACCTTCAACATACACGCTAACAGGGCAATAACGGGGCAACTGAAACTACAGGTGAATGGTGTAACATTAACTCCGAACATGTCAAATGGTGAAGCTAAGTATACTTATACAATTCCATCATCATGGAAGGCAAACAACTACACCACAACATTAACCTATAATGGTAACAGTGTCTACAAGGCCAGAACAGTCAATGGTTATTTGTATGTTAAGGATTCAAGTATTATCATAGTGCCAATCACGAGTAATGATGTAACATTATCAACTGCCACATTACCAAAATCCTATGACTTACGCAGCCAAAACCTTGTATCACCTGTAAAAAGTCAGGGTAGCAGTGGTAGCTGCTGGGCATTCTCATCATTAGCATCCCTCGAATCAGTTCTCCTAAAGAAGACAGGAGTAACATATGATTTATCAGAGAACAATATGAAGAATGTTCTTAAAAAGTACTCAGTTATAGGTGATTCTCAATCAAATCCGAATAGTGGTTTCAACGACCTTGAACCTATAGGATACCTTGTCGGATGGTATGGTCCTGTAACAGAATCTGATGACTCTTATCTGGCAACAAGTTATGTTTCACCAGTTATAGGCAGTAATATTCATGTACAGGACGTTTACATTATACCAAACCGTAAAACAGTCACTGATAATCAGCTTATCAAACAGGCATTATACCAGTTTGGAGCAGTATCTACTGGTGTACGTAAGCCTACCACGACGAACAGTTATACTACTGGACAGGAGATAGATCATAGTGTGACAATTGTCGGATGGGATGATAATTACAGCAGGACAAACTTCAGTCCTAATCCGCCTGGTGACGGTGCATTCATCATAAAAAACAGTTGGGGTGAATCAACCGGAAACAAGGGTTATCATTACATATCCTATTATGATGAAAGCTTAGGATCTCTGGGCATAACAAGTCAGATTAGTGAAATGTTCAACTATGTTCCATTACTGGAAAACAAGGATAATTACACTAACCTCTACCAGTATGATATAGCAGTTAACACTTTGGATGAAAGCAGCTTAACAGATTATCTTGCATACAGGAACGTGTATAACACTACCCGTGACGAAAACATTGCAGCATTCGGAAGTTACTTCCTGCAGGAATCAAACTATATTGTTGAGTTCAAGGCAAACAATAAGGTAATATACACACAGTCTGGTAGGGTGACAATACCTGGTTATCGTACAATAAGATTAAACAGATACCTGTCATTGCCTAAGAATCAGGAATTTACTGTGACATTAACCATTACAGGTAAAGATGAGGTTCCAGTACCTGTGGAGTATAGTGACCTGTATTATTCATCAATACATAGCGGCACATCTTTCCTGTCATTTGATGGCAAACAATGGGAAGACCTCTATGAGTATGAGTGTACGGCTCCACTGAAGGTGTATACTAAGGACACTCCAATAGTATCATCAACGGCATATGAGCTAGACAGCAACATACATGTTACCACTAAAGTGGATAATGTCATGGCTGGTGGAATGTTAACATACCTAATTAATGGAGAAGCCGTAAAGGTTGGTGGAAAAGTATTATCACAGAGTGTGAGTAAGGATCAGACAGTGAATATGTCATTCAAGGATGATTCAAACCTTAAAACATTTAACTTAACAGTAGTATATTCCAGTGAAAACTATGCAATAAAACAAAACATCACATTAACTAACACGTTAATAAAAGACACCAGGTTAACAGTTAACACTTTAGCAAATACTAAGATTGGTGAAAGTGTAACAGTAAGTGGTGTACTATCTGATGAAAACAGTAACAGGTTAGGCATGGCAAGTTTAACAGTGACTGTTGGAACAGTTAAGGCCACTGTAACTACTGACAGTAACGGTAATTACAGGTACACATATAAGACACAAAGTGCTGGTACCAACACTGTAACAGTCACATATAATGGTAACAGCACGTATTCTGGTAAGACTAGCACAACCAGTTTCAATGTTCTTAAGAAAAATGTTAAAATAACAGTAAATGGTGTGGCAACTACCAAGTATGGTGATAGCGTAACTATTAGTGGAATACTAAGTGATGAGTATAACACTAGGTTAACTGGTACACAGCTAAGTGTAACAGTAAATAATGTTAAACACACTGTTACAACGGATAGTAATGGTGCTTTTACATTGAATTATAAGACTACTAGTGTCGGACAAAACAGTGTAAGCATCAGCTATGCTGGTAGCAGCATATACTCTACAGGATCTGCTTCAACGGTATTTACTGTAACAGCCAAGGATACAAGAATAGTGTTAAACAGTATTCCGGCAGTCAAGTATAGTGACAGTATGACTGTAAGCGGTAAATTAACGACTAGTGACGGCCTATTATTAAGTAATATGCTGGTGTCAATAAAGATTAACAGTAACACTGTTAATGTCAGAACAGATAGTAAGGGTGTATTTACATATAACAGGAAGGCATATAATAGTGGAGTTAACAATATCACAGTATCATTTGCTGGTAACACACAGTATAAGGCTTCCCGTACTTCTGGTACATTTAATGTGAATGCTAAAAATACTCGTGTAACTGTTAGTAAGATTACTCAAAAGGTTTACCAGGATAAGGTAACAATTACTGGTAAGTTCACTAATGCTGATGGAGTAGTATTGAAGAATACTCTGATAACGGTAAACTTTAATGGTGCTAGGAAGTCTGCTAGAACTGATACTAATGGTGTTTACAGGATTAATGTAACAGCATCTAAGGTTGGTACCAGTAATGTTACAGTATCATTTGCGGGTAACAGTAATTATAAGGCTTCCAGTAATAAAACCACATTCAAGGTAGTTAAAAGACCTACCAGAATTACTATCAGCAGTATTAAAAATACTGTTTATGGCGATAAGGTGACTATTACTGGTAAATTCACCAACAATAAGGGTACAATATTTAAGAATTCAAAGCTTATAGTTAATGTTAATGGTGCTAAAAAGACTGTTAAGACCAATAGTAAGGGTGTTTATACCTTGAAGGTCACGGCTTCTAAGGTTGGTACCAATAATGTTCATGTATCATTTGCTGGTAACACTAATTATAAGTATAACGTTTCAAAGGCCACATTCAAGGTAGTTAAACGTGCCACATGGATTAGTGTCTCTAAGATTAAGCAGGCTGCATATACTGATAAGGTGACTATTACAGGTAAGTTTGCTAACAATAAGGGTGTCGTGTTCAAGTATTCAAAGCTTGTTGTTAGTGTTAATGGTGCTAAAAAGACTGTTAAGACCAATGGCAAGGGTGTTTATACCTTGAAGGTTAATGCTACCCGTATTGGTACTAATAATGTGGTAGTGTCTTTTGCCGGTAATTCCAGGTATAAGGCATACACTAAGAAGGCAACGTTTAATGTTGTTGCTAAGGCTACTAAGATTACTGTTAATAAGATTGCTAGTGTGAATGTTGGTGGTAAGGTTACTGTTAAGGGTAAGTTTGTTACTGTTAATGGTAAGGCTTTGAAGAACAGTGTTGTTACTTTGAAGATTAATGGTAAGAAGTATAATGCTAAGGTTAACAGTAAGAGCGAGTTTAGTATTAGGATTACTGCTAGTGTTAGTGGTACTAATAATTTAACTGTCAGTTATGCTGGTAATAAGTATTATAAGTCAGCTGTCTGTAAACGATCTTTTATTGTTAAGGGTTAA
- a CDS encoding universal stress protein encodes MYNKILLPSDGSKNSDHAIKHALQIASDEGAEITVLHVVDSKHLSSLSDEALDKDDLIFDEHSDEVLDHVLGVIDELRDELGIASDIKVSTLTVEGNPADVIVRVCEKKSMDMVIMANSGKHKLDRFLLGSVTEKTIREAPVPVLVIPANYSPN; translated from the coding sequence ATGTATAATAAAATTTTATTACCTAGCGATGGTTCAAAAAATTCTGATCATGCTATTAAGCATGCGTTGCAGATTGCCTCTGATGAGGGTGCTGAAATTACTGTTTTGCATGTTGTTGATAGTAAGCATTTGAGTAGTTTGTCTGATGAAGCTTTGGATAAGGATGATCTAATTTTTGATGAGCATAGTGATGAGGTTCTTGATCATGTGCTTGGTGTTATTGATGAGCTTCGGGATGAGCTTGGTATTGCTTCTGATATTAAGGTTTCTACTTTGACTGTTGAGGGTAATCCTGCTGATGTTATTGTGCGGGTTTGTGAGAAAAAGAGTATGGATATGGTTATCATGGCTAATAGTGGTAAGCATAAGTTGGATAGGTTCCTTTTGGGTAGTGTTACTGAGAAGACTATTCGGGAGGCTCCTGTTCCTGTTCTTGTTATTCCTGCTAATTATTCTCCCAACTAA
- a CDS encoding methyltransferase MtaB domain-containing protein, which yields MSRNVYTKMVTESADDMLFGETKNPVKLGLDQVAGGGMVYPNIKVAPAEGSEESIDGLEATSKNIAFAACQRAADVGLPAVQIEMEHVQQQSISKEASERCTAVTWEELEKLHDKYGTRVSLMSTIADMREEENGLRGSDYDVAMDESFEACAQSGASMLCIETVGGKVVSDYGISRGDARAILYGIGVLGSNDMEYMWTKIVDIAKRNGVVAGGDTDCAQANTAMFLAGGFMGKNVSHTIAAVARAIAGARSLVALECGATGPTKDCGYENPIVKSIASVPICAEGKNATCAHADLMGNLTAAVCDVWSNESVYNREEMGGPTPGVWLQSLGYECALMNTAKQIGTAKALRDSYVLADKYRDPQGVILAYDNAYRIGQAIVADGEDNYLRARAAALKAMDCINEAVEAKRILLTRFERDTLDSTYKTYEQLPDDSDKFLKQSVKRYSRKVKEHDIKQYDL from the coding sequence ATGTCAAGAAATGTATATACAAAAATGGTAACAGAATCAGCAGACGACATGTTATTCGGGGAAACTAAAAACCCTGTAAAACTCGGATTAGACCAAGTAGCAGGGGGCGGAATGGTTTACCCTAACATCAAAGTAGCACCTGCAGAAGGATCAGAAGAAAGTATTGACGGATTAGAAGCAACATCCAAAAACATAGCTTTCGCAGCATGTCAAAGAGCAGCTGATGTTGGATTACCAGCAGTACAAATAGAAATGGAACACGTACAACAACAATCAATCAGCAAAGAAGCTTCCGAAAGATGTACAGCAGTAACATGGGAAGAACTCGAAAAACTACACGACAAATACGGAACAAGAGTATCCTTAATGTCAACAATAGCTGATATGAGAGAAGAAGAAAACGGATTAAGAGGCTCCGACTACGACGTAGCAATGGACGAATCATTCGAAGCATGTGCACAAAGTGGAGCATCCATGTTATGTATCGAAACCGTTGGTGGTAAAGTAGTATCAGACTACGGTATATCAAGAGGAGACGCAAGAGCAATCCTATACGGTATCGGTGTATTAGGTTCCAACGATATGGAATACATGTGGACAAAAATCGTAGACATAGCAAAAAGAAACGGCGTAGTAGCTGGTGGGGACACAGACTGTGCACAAGCTAACACAGCAATGTTCTTAGCTGGTGGATTCATGGGTAAAAACGTTTCACACACAATTGCAGCAGTAGCAAGAGCAATTGCAGGAGCAAGAAGTTTAGTAGCTCTCGAATGTGGAGCAACCGGACCTACAAAAGACTGTGGATACGAAAACCCTATCGTAAAATCAATCGCATCCGTACCTATCTGTGCAGAAGGTAAAAACGCAACCTGTGCTCACGCAGACTTAATGGGTAACTTAACCGCAGCAGTTTGTGATGTATGGAGTAACGAATCTGTATATAACAGAGAAGAAATGGGTGGACCAACCCCTGGTGTATGGTTACAATCCTTAGGTTACGAATGTGCATTAATGAACACAGCAAAACAAATCGGAACCGCAAAAGCATTAAGAGACTCATACGTATTAGCAGATAAATACCGAGACCCTCAAGGTGTAATCCTCGCATACGATAACGCATACAGAATTGGTCAAGCAATCGTAGCAGACGGTGAAGACAACTACCTCAGAGCACGTGCAGCAGCACTCAAAGCAATGGACTGTATTAACGAAGCTGTAGAAGCAAAACGTATCTTATTAACAAGATTCGAAAGAGACACTCTCGATTCTACATACAAAACATACGAACAATTACCAGATGACTCTGACAAATTCTTAAAACAATCTGTAAAACGTTACAGCAGAAAAGTAAAAGAACACGACATAAAACAATACGATTTATAA
- a CDS encoding Ig-like domain-containing protein, with product MNKNTKMILLFILLLQLMIGIACASEVQNEQDNTIEKQAQQTINPSSQEINNNIKTSQKTIKTNNNKNVKTANNRNTRKRNVKITVDSISGIVGENITLKANITDNEDKPVTGGNLVFKLNSKTLKKDGSFSSSETPWKFLVKNGKVRITITADLYLRNIKNITAIYSGTKQYTAAKSRIVTAQIKKRNAQLTVTATPKKQKHYETITIKTIIKDTTLGHKNKTALNTGSKVLFKIDGKTLKNNKGKKILVEIENNKATYNYTIPQVMKAINNDGTTKNHTIEAVLVSDIYYQNKNHTKFSVYRNPTKIILNNITNATVKKNVKITGKLVDIKNQPVISKKIQLKINNQKYIIKTDKTGAFQKTIKANKTGTNNITVISPGNANYLSTKTKTTFKVNRINTIITFKILNESKLRAGKSICVRGKITDEDGNPVKEEFVYVYPSLSEYKIRYGQYGYMYQWMTDEKGKFDCKKTLLSAGSNQLIVVFEGNEIFAPAKRIKNYTSAKFMPELYIGTDIMPLKVGETVYIYGEIIPTDAYYGFDEVYIDLNNITLEARFNNENKTQKAKLDDDGHFSVYYKTNLVGTNKVTIKLSENQDFHETINSTTFYVYNKTASKVVLPIKKHRSEISNEYEKYIIYNNGNKDYGEIEAQVNNLLIYDALPVNKIVGAKLYLKNSKNQTKTINGTIENKFSVVIKHDPKLTPYKIELQLKQLSKREDAEYFY from the coding sequence ATGAATAAAAATACTAAAATGATATTATTATTTATTTTATTATTACAGTTAATGATTGGAATAGCATGTGCAAGTGAAGTACAAAACGAACAAGACAACACGATAGAAAAACAAGCACAACAAACAATAAATCCATCCAGTCAAGAAATAAATAATAATATAAAAACCTCACAAAAAACAATAAAAACAAATAATAATAAAAACGTTAAAACAGCAAACAATAGAAACACAAGAAAAAGGAATGTAAAAATAACTGTTGACTCAATCAGTGGAATAGTAGGAGAAAACATAACATTAAAAGCAAACATCACAGACAACGAAGACAAACCAGTTACTGGTGGAAACCTGGTATTCAAACTAAATAGTAAAACATTGAAAAAAGATGGAAGCTTCAGCAGCTCAGAAACACCATGGAAATTCCTGGTAAAAAACGGAAAAGTAAGAATAACAATCACAGCAGACCTATACCTACGAAACATTAAAAACATAACTGCGATATACAGTGGAACAAAACAGTATACTGCTGCCAAAAGTAGGATAGTTACAGCACAAATCAAGAAACGAAACGCACAACTAACAGTAACAGCAACACCCAAAAAACAAAAACACTACGAAACAATAACAATCAAAACCATAATAAAAGACACAACACTAGGACATAAAAACAAAACGGCATTAAACACTGGATCAAAAGTACTGTTCAAAATAGATGGAAAAACATTAAAAAACAATAAAGGAAAAAAAATACTTGTAGAAATAGAAAACAACAAGGCAACATACAATTATACAATACCACAAGTAATGAAAGCAATAAATAATGATGGAACAACAAAAAATCATACAATAGAAGCAGTACTAGTAAGTGACATATATTACCAAAATAAAAACCATACAAAATTCAGTGTATATAGAAATCCGACAAAAATAATCCTTAACAATATTACAAATGCAACAGTCAAAAAGAATGTAAAAATAACTGGTAAACTTGTAGACATAAAAAACCAACCAGTAATTAGCAAAAAAATACAACTAAAAATAAACAACCAAAAATATATTATTAAAACAGATAAAACAGGAGCATTCCAAAAAACAATAAAGGCAAACAAAACAGGAACCAATAATATAACAGTAATTTCTCCTGGTAATGCCAACTACTTGTCCACAAAAACAAAAACTACATTCAAAGTAAATCGTATAAATACAATAATAACATTCAAAATATTAAACGAGAGCAAGCTTCGTGCAGGAAAAAGTATATGTGTAAGAGGAAAAATTACAGATGAAGATGGTAATCCAGTGAAGGAGGAATTTGTATATGTTTATCCATCATTATCTGAGTATAAAATAAGGTATGGACAGTATGGCTATATGTATCAATGGATGACTGATGAAAAAGGAAAATTTGATTGTAAGAAAACATTATTATCAGCAGGATCAAATCAGTTAATAGTTGTATTTGAAGGAAATGAAATATTTGCACCTGCAAAAAGAATTAAAAATTATACATCTGCAAAATTTATGCCAGAATTATATATAGGGACTGATATCATGCCTTTAAAAGTAGGTGAAACTGTATATATCTATGGAGAGATAATACCTACTGATGCTTATTATGGTTTTGATGAAGTGTATATTGATTTAAATAATATTACTCTTGAAGCAAGATTCAATAATGAAAATAAGACACAAAAAGCTAAACTTGACGATGATGGTCATTTCAGTGTTTATTATAAGACTAATCTTGTAGGAACCAATAAAGTAACTATCAAGTTATCAGAAAATCAGGATTTTCATGAAACAATAAACTCTACTACATTTTATGTTTATAACAAAACAGCATCTAAAGTGGTTTTACCGATTAAAAAGCATCGTTCAGAAATATCCAATGAATATGAAAAATATATAATATATAATAATGGTAATAAGGATTATGGGGAAATTGAAGCACAAGTAAATAATCTTTTAATTTATGATGCTCTACCAGTAAATAAAATAGTTGGAGCAAAACTTTATCTAAAAAACAGTAAAAATCAAACAAAAACAATAAATGGAACTATTGAAAATAAGTTTAGTGTTGTTATTAAACATGATCCAAAGTTAACTCCATATAAAATAGAGTTACAATTGAAACAATTATCTAAACGCGAAGATGCTGAGTATTTTTATTAA
- the mtaC gene encoding methanol--corrinoid protein MtaC: protein MVSPLEKYYEKFEDYEKIAIRYNVKVEGPALKPEDDPEVVEILPAEEGVKRTLALDVLYGDKDKTDADVEAALNDGADPIDLINNALMKGMDGVSALYTKGEFFLPDLMLAGDAMMSGVALCEAKLGHKADSKAKIVCCAVEGDPHDIGKNLIVMFLNANGYEPIDLGRDVPNADVIAAFKEHKPAMATATALMTTTMTAFGKIAALMEEEGLDIPIGCGGGAVRRDFVEESAHCFYGVEAYHTPKLADAIVDDGKSWEDIRNEYADIVGEYVAAYS from the coding sequence ATGGTTAGCCCTTTAGAAAAATATTATGAAAAATTTGAAGATTACGAAAAAATTGCAATAAGATACAACGTAAAAGTAGAAGGTCCAGCTCTCAAACCTGAAGACGACCCAGAAGTAGTTGAAATCTTACCAGCAGAAGAAGGAGTAAAAAGAACCCTAGCTTTAGATGTATTATACGGTGACAAAGACAAAACCGATGCAGACGTAGAAGCAGCATTAAACGATGGTGCAGATCCAATAGACCTCATTAACAATGCTTTAATGAAAGGTATGGATGGTGTATCTGCTTTATACACTAAAGGTGAATTCTTCTTACCTGATTTAATGTTAGCTGGAGACGCAATGATGTCCGGTGTAGCACTTTGTGAAGCAAAACTCGGACACAAAGCAGATTCCAAAGCAAAAATCGTATGTTGTGCAGTAGAAGGTGACCCTCACGACATCGGTAAAAACTTAATTGTTATGTTCTTAAACGCAAACGGATACGAACCTATCGACCTCGGTCGTGACGTACCTAACGCAGACGTAATTGCAGCATTCAAAGAACACAAACCAGCAATGGCAACAGCAACAGCATTAATGACAACAACAATGACCGCATTCGGTAAAATTGCAGCATTAATGGAAGAAGAAGGTTTAGACATCCCTATTGGATGTGGTGGTGGAGCAGTACGTCGTGACTTCGTAGAAGAAAGTGCACACTGTTTCTACGGTGTAGAAGCATACCACACACCTAAATTAGCAGATGCTATTGTAGATGACGGTAAATCCTGGGAAGACATCAGAAACGAATACGCTGACATTGTCGGTGAATACGTAGCAGCATACTCCTAG
- a CDS encoding DUF2284 domain-containing protein — MNQEEINKLYTPEQHTKTITTQEYQQKYIDKEATMKACKECPNYSKNWACPEFHDNPYKQWNNYKNIKLIMTKINYTQKAQQNQYTPEQLNKIIENTLFQEKKKLQEKLEQEEKKYHGRILSAGYCTHCNTCTRTQNKPCKHPEKLRNSIESIGGLVTETLRGEFNEEIKWIREGKLPTNLTLLMALLY, encoded by the coding sequence ATGAACCAAGAAGAAATAAACAAATTATACACACCAGAACAACACACCAAAACAATAACCACACAAGAATACCAACAAAAATACATAGACAAAGAAGCAACAATGAAAGCATGCAAAGAATGCCCAAACTACTCAAAAAACTGGGCATGCCCAGAATTCCATGACAACCCCTACAAGCAATGGAACAACTACAAAAACATAAAACTAATAATGACAAAAATAAACTACACACAAAAAGCACAACAAAACCAGTACACACCAGAACAACTAAACAAAATAATAGAAAACACACTATTCCAGGAAAAAAAGAAACTACAAGAAAAACTAGAACAAGAAGAAAAAAAATACCATGGAAGAATACTCTCCGCAGGATACTGCACACACTGCAACACATGCACAAGAACACAAAACAAGCCATGCAAACACCCAGAAAAACTAAGAAACAGCATAGAATCCATAGGAGGACTAGTCACAGAAACACTCAGAGGAGAATTCAACGAAGAAATAAAATGGATCCGAGAAGGAAAACTACCCACAAACCTAACACTACTCATGGCACTACTATACTAA